The sequence below is a genomic window from Microbispora sp. ZYX-F-249.
AGCCCGCCCGGCTGGTCGGCCACCTGGACCCAGACCGGCGCAGCCGTCACCGCCGTCAACCTCGACTGGAACAAGACCATCAACCCCGGCCAGTCCACCCAGATCGGCTTCCAGGGCACCTACACCGGCGCCAACCCCAAACCGGCCGCCTTCACCCTCAACGGCACCACCTGCTCCTGA
It includes:
- a CDS encoding cellulose binding domain-containing protein, which codes for VTYAANDWGGGFTTTITIANTGTTAINGWTLKFTFPGTQKISPPGWSATWTQTGAAVTAVNLDWNKTINPGQSTQIGFQGTYTGANPKPAAFTLNGTTCS